From Deferrisoma camini S3R1, the proteins below share one genomic window:
- a CDS encoding cysteine desulfurase family protein: MTSRPTTLSTPPVTRSYLDWNASAPLRPEARAALLEALDRFGNPSSIHAEGREARALVDGARDAVAAFLGCRPSEVVFTSGGTEANALALRSLARSAAHRSFAAARVEHPSVLRTLEHMEAQGWTACWLPVDPEGRVGVGGISGPLGFGTLQAANHETGTIQPVGEFAEAMARAGAAWHCDAVQAWGRLDLRAADLGCATASLSGHKLGAPKGVGALYVRDGTELEPLLRGGGQERGRRAGTENVPGIAALGAACQAALQDRDADRRWVRGLTERIRAEVRRMAPLGRVNGPEDPDGRLPNTLNLSFPGVEGETLVQALDLEGVAVSAGSACTSGATEPSPVLQAMGLSAWRVKNAIRVSLGPATRPEDVDRFLSALATVLRRLGALGESDPGDRAG, translated from the coding sequence GTGACCTCCCGACCGACGACCCTTTCGACGCCTCCGGTCACGCGCTCGTACCTGGACTGGAACGCCTCCGCCCCCCTGCGGCCCGAGGCCCGGGCGGCCCTGCTGGAGGCCCTGGACCGGTTCGGGAACCCCTCGAGCATCCACGCCGAGGGGCGCGAGGCCCGGGCCCTGGTGGACGGGGCCCGGGACGCGGTGGCCGCGTTCCTGGGGTGCCGCCCCTCCGAGGTGGTGTTCACCAGCGGCGGCACCGAGGCCAACGCCCTGGCCCTTCGGAGCCTGGCCCGGTCGGCGGCCCATCGGTCCTTTGCGGCCGCCCGGGTGGAGCACCCCAGCGTGCTGCGGACGCTGGAGCACATGGAGGCCCAGGGGTGGACGGCGTGCTGGCTGCCGGTGGACCCGGAGGGTCGGGTGGGGGTGGGCGGCATCTCCGGGCCCCTGGGGTTCGGGACCCTCCAGGCCGCCAACCACGAGACCGGCACGATCCAGCCGGTCGGGGAGTTCGCCGAGGCCATGGCCCGCGCCGGGGCGGCCTGGCACTGCGACGCGGTACAGGCCTGGGGCCGGCTGGATCTCCGGGCGGCCGACCTGGGGTGCGCCACGGCGAGCCTGTCGGGGCACAAGCTCGGGGCCCCCAAGGGGGTGGGGGCCCTGTACGTACGGGACGGCACCGAGCTGGAGCCGTTGCTCCGGGGGGGCGGCCAGGAGAGGGGCCGCCGGGCGGGCACGGAGAACGTGCCGGGCATCGCGGCCCTGGGGGCGGCCTGCCAGGCGGCGCTCCAGGACCGGGACGCGGACCGGCGCTGGGTCCGTGGGCTCACCGAGCGCATCCGGGCCGAGGTGCGTCGGATGGCTCCCCTGGGGCGGGTCAACGGCCCCGAGGACCCGGACGGCCGCCTGCCCAACACGCTGAACCTGAGTTTTCCGGGGGTGGAGGGGGAGACCTTGGTGCAGGCCCTGGACCTGGAGGGGGTGGCCGTGTCGGCCGGGTCGGCGTGCACCTCCGGGGCCACCGAACCCTCGCCCGTGCTCCAGGCCATGGGGCTGTCGGCGTGGAGGGTGAAAAACGCGATCCGCGTGAGCCTCGGGCCGGCCACCCGTCCCGAGGACGTGGACCGCTTCCTCTCCGCCCTGGCCACGGTGCTCCGCCGTCTGGGGGCGCTGGGCGAAAGCGATCCCGGCGATCGAGCCGGGTGA
- the mnmA gene encoding tRNA 2-thiouridine(34) synthase MnmA: MRIAVAMSGGVDSSTAAALLLEQGHEVVGFTLKVWDRSRCCSLDDVEDARRVAARLGIPFYVLDAHDVFEREVVEPFTAEYASGRTPNPCVWCNRRVKFRWLVERVRPLGCELVATGHYARLEVSGGRVRLRKGVDPRKDQSYFLVPERPGDLERVRFPVGGLTKEQVRGRAEALGLPVSSKAESQDVCFLPDGDLAGFLERRLGPARPGPIVDPEGRVVGTHRGQWAYTVGQRRGLGISAAEPLYVVRREARENRLVVGPRSALLASEMEVEELVWLHGVMEEELECGVKIRSTAPEVRCIVRPGPGRARVRFAEPQFGVAPGQFAAFYRGDEVLGGGWIREARPDE; the protein is encoded by the coding sequence ATGCGCATCGCCGTGGCCATGAGCGGGGGGGTGGACTCCTCCACCGCCGCGGCCCTGCTCCTGGAGCAGGGCCATGAGGTGGTGGGGTTCACCCTCAAGGTGTGGGACCGCTCCCGGTGCTGCTCCCTCGACGACGTGGAGGACGCCCGGCGGGTGGCGGCCCGGCTGGGCATCCCCTTTTACGTGCTCGACGCCCACGACGTGTTCGAGCGCGAGGTGGTGGAACCGTTCACGGCCGAGTATGCTTCCGGTCGCACCCCCAACCCGTGCGTGTGGTGCAACCGCCGGGTGAAGTTCCGATGGCTCGTGGAGCGGGTCCGGCCGCTGGGGTGCGAGCTCGTGGCCACCGGGCACTACGCCCGGCTGGAGGTGTCGGGGGGCCGGGTGCGGCTCCGCAAGGGCGTGGACCCCCGCAAGGACCAGAGCTACTTCCTCGTGCCGGAGCGCCCTGGGGACCTGGAGCGGGTCCGGTTCCCCGTGGGCGGGCTGACCAAGGAGCAGGTGCGGGGTCGGGCCGAGGCCCTGGGGCTGCCGGTCTCGTCCAAAGCCGAGAGCCAGGACGTGTGCTTTCTGCCCGACGGGGATCTGGCCGGGTTCCTCGAGCGCCGGCTGGGCCCGGCCCGGCCCGGCCCCATCGTGGACCCCGAGGGCCGGGTGGTGGGGACCCACCGGGGCCAGTGGGCGTACACCGTGGGCCAGCGCCGGGGCCTGGGGATCTCGGCGGCCGAGCCCCTCTACGTGGTGCGGCGGGAGGCCCGGGAGAACCGGCTGGTGGTGGGCCCCCGGTCGGCCCTGCTCGCCTCGGAGATGGAAGTGGAAGAACTCGTGTGGTTACATGGAGTAATGGAAGAAGAGCTCGAGTGTGGGGTGAAGATCCGATCCACCGCCCCGGAGGTGCGCTGCATCGTGCGGCCCGGCCCGGGCCGGGCGCGCGTGCGGTTCGCGGAGCCCCAGTTCGGCGTGGCGCCGGGCCAGTTCGCCGCCTTCTACCGGGGCGACGAGGTCCTGGGCGGTGGTTGGATCCGGGAGGCCCGGCCCGATGAATGA
- the mtaB gene encoding tRNA (N(6)-L-threonylcarbamoyladenosine(37)-C(2))-methylthiotransferase MtaB, whose protein sequence is MNDRPPRVSVATVGCKVNRFESEALEQSLRQRGFQVVGPGEAADVVIVNSCTVTHRSDRDTRALVRRARQAHPGARIVVTGCYAQVAPQDLVDVGADLVVGTGAKMSVPDLLERGACGVHRDEPADPVSGRFPEVRGLRGRARAYLKVQDGCEAFCAYCIVPYARGPSRSLPLDRVREGLASLGRAGYREVVLTGVHLGLWGRDLDPPRPLEALLDAAESSGIPRVRLSSLEPGELTPAVVDRLARSDVLCPHVHVPVQSGSDRILAAMGRPYGADRVRERVGDLAGRIEGVCIGMDLIVGFPGEGEAEFEETVRLVEELPVAYLHVFPFSPRRGTRAWDLPGRVPPGVIKRRAARLRSLSQEKRQAFRRSQVGRVLPALAEGPARGGAALRFRTRNYLAVQVDWQGPRPVDEVPVRVDALDGDVLRGTLVPDDACEE, encoded by the coding sequence ATGAATGACCGGCCGCCCCGGGTCAGCGTGGCCACGGTGGGCTGCAAGGTGAACCGGTTCGAGTCCGAGGCCCTGGAGCAGTCCCTCAGACAGCGGGGGTTCCAGGTGGTGGGCCCGGGCGAGGCGGCCGACGTGGTGATCGTCAACTCCTGCACTGTGACCCACCGGTCCGACCGGGACACCCGGGCCCTGGTGCGGCGGGCCCGGCAGGCCCATCCGGGGGCCCGGATCGTGGTGACCGGGTGCTATGCCCAGGTGGCGCCCCAGGATCTGGTGGACGTGGGCGCCGACCTGGTGGTGGGCACCGGCGCCAAGATGTCGGTGCCCGACCTGTTGGAGCGCGGGGCCTGCGGGGTGCACCGGGACGAGCCGGCCGATCCCGTGTCCGGCCGGTTCCCCGAGGTGCGGGGCCTGCGGGGCCGGGCCCGGGCGTACCTCAAGGTGCAGGACGGGTGCGAGGCGTTCTGCGCCTACTGCATCGTGCCCTACGCCCGCGGCCCCTCCCGCAGCCTGCCGCTGGATCGGGTGCGGGAGGGGCTGGCCTCCCTGGGGCGGGCGGGGTACCGGGAGGTGGTCCTGACCGGCGTGCACCTGGGGCTGTGGGGCCGCGACCTCGACCCGCCCCGGCCGCTCGAGGCCCTGCTCGATGCGGCCGAGTCCTCGGGGATCCCCCGGGTGCGGCTCTCGAGCCTCGAGCCCGGCGAGCTCACCCCGGCCGTGGTGGACCGGCTGGCCCGGTCCGATGTGCTCTGCCCCCACGTGCACGTCCCGGTCCAGTCCGGGTCCGACCGGATCCTCGCGGCCATGGGTCGGCCCTACGGGGCGGACCGGGTCCGGGAGCGGGTCGGCGATCTGGCCGGCCGGATCGAAGGGGTGTGCATCGGAATGGACCTGATCGTGGGGTTTCCGGGGGAAGGGGAGGCGGAGTTCGAGGAGACGGTGAGGTTGGTGGAAGAGCTGCCCGTGGCGTACCTGCACGTGTTCCCCTTCAGCCCGCGGCGGGGCACCCGGGCCTGGGACCTGCCCGGCCGGGTCCCGCCGGGGGTGATCAAGCGGAGGGCAGCCCGTCTGCGGAGCCTGTCCCAGGAGAAACGGCAGGCCTTTCGGCGCAGCCAGGTGGGCCGGGTGCTCCCGGCCCTTGCCGAGGGCCCGGCCCGCGGCGGGGCGGCCCTGCGATTTCGCACCCGAAACTACCTGGCCGTCCAGGTGGACTGGCAGGGGCCCCGGCCGGTGGACGAGGTGCCGGTGCGGGTCGACGCCCTGGACGGCGACGTTCTCCGGGGTACGCTCGTTCCGGACGACGCGTGCGAGGAGTGA
- the rnc gene encoding ribonuclease III, whose product MDMERREHLRGLEEALGYLFENPGLLDQALTHKSYANEQGRGVRDNERLEFLGDAVLDLVVSHLLFDLRPRLSEGKMSKVRAFLVSETSLAEVARSFGLGGYLRLGKGEEQTGGRTKPSILSGALEALIAAIYLDGGFDLAREFVDAVFRPLLEVEGPSGLDRDYKTRLQEHCQGRYGSAPTYRLVGEWGPDHDKTFEVEIRLGNRVLGKGRGRSKKEAEQRAAQDALALLG is encoded by the coding sequence ATGGACATGGAACGGCGGGAACACCTGCGGGGGCTCGAGGAGGCGCTGGGGTACCTGTTCGAGAACCCCGGGCTCCTGGACCAGGCCCTGACCCACAAGTCCTACGCCAACGAGCAGGGCCGGGGGGTCCGGGACAACGAACGGCTGGAGTTCCTGGGCGACGCGGTGCTGGACCTGGTGGTCTCCCACCTGCTGTTCGACCTGCGGCCGCGCCTGAGCGAGGGCAAGATGTCGAAGGTCCGGGCGTTCCTGGTGAGCGAGACCAGCCTGGCCGAGGTGGCCCGGTCGTTCGGCCTGGGCGGCTACCTGCGGCTGGGCAAGGGCGAGGAGCAGACCGGCGGGCGGACGAAGCCCTCGATCCTCTCGGGCGCGTTGGAGGCCCTGATCGCGGCCATCTACCTGGACGGCGGGTTCGACCTGGCCCGGGAGTTCGTGGACGCCGTGTTCCGGCCCTTGCTGGAGGTGGAGGGGCCCAGCGGGCTCGATCGGGACTACAAGACCCGGCTCCAGGAGCACTGCCAAGGCCGGTACGGCAGCGCCCCCACCTACCGCCTCGTGGGCGAGTGGGGCCCCGACCACGACAAGACCTTCGAGGTGGAGATCCGTCTGGGCAACCGGGTCCTGGGCAAGGGGCGGGGCCGGAGCAAGAAGGAGGCCGAGCAGCGCGCGGCCCAGGACGCCCTGGCGCTGTTGGGATGA
- a CDS encoding NAD(P)/FAD-dependent oxidoreductase: MTAKRYDAVVIGAGPAGCAAALVLARAGARTLVLDPDPPPREKVCGDGLLDDAWAELERLGVAPRVERHAFRGGRARLWSPGGVELELDLRVRLVPRRVLDASLLEAAREAGAEFERGRAVAALPGAAGVRVETADGRGWQARVAVAATGARRSQAPRTAGCHAPPAPQAVAVRRYLRAGRGRDFVAVTYDASVIPGYGWVFPVGDGLFNVGCGAFRWRPPRESLGRVFDRFLARSPAVADLARSGTFEGPLRAAPIRCGPPDRPAVAPGPVLWAGEALGTTYPFTAEGIGPALRSGVRAGEAAVGFLERGEGALRAYRQWVAGRLAPAYGAYRTAERWLARPWVCDLLARRARRNPALRRTFVDVLRGAASPDRVFSPWGLARALLGLGPRQPPAGPGRD; this comes from the coding sequence GTGACGGCGAAACGCTACGATGCGGTGGTGATCGGCGCCGGCCCGGCAGGGTGCGCGGCCGCCCTGGTGCTGGCCCGGGCCGGGGCCCGGACCCTGGTGCTCGACCCGGACCCGCCCCCCCGGGAGAAGGTGTGCGGCGACGGCCTACTGGACGACGCCTGGGCGGAGCTCGAGCGGCTGGGGGTGGCCCCGCGGGTGGAACGGCACGCCTTCCGGGGGGGGCGGGCCCGCCTGTGGAGCCCCGGGGGGGTCGAGCTGGAGCTCGACCTGCGGGTGCGCCTGGTCCCCCGCCGCGTCCTGGACGCCTCGCTCCTCGAGGCCGCCCGGGAGGCGGGTGCCGAGTTCGAGCGGGGCCGGGCCGTGGCCGCCCTACCCGGCGCCGCCGGGGTGCGGGTCGAGACCGCCGACGGCAGGGGGTGGCAGGCCCGCGTGGCCGTGGCTGCCACCGGCGCCCGCCGCAGCCAAGCCCCCCGAACGGCCGGCTGCCACGCCCCCCCGGCTCCCCAGGCCGTGGCCGTGCGGCGGTACCTGCGGGCCGGGCGCGGCCGGGACTTCGTGGCCGTCACCTACGATGCGAGCGTGATCCCGGGGTACGGGTGGGTGTTCCCGGTGGGCGACGGCCTGTTCAACGTGGGCTGCGGGGCGTTCCGGTGGCGGCCTCCGCGGGAGAGCCTCGGCCGGGTGTTCGACCGGTTCCTGGCCCGATCGCCTGCCGTGGCCGATCTGGCGCGGTCCGGGACGTTCGAAGGCCCCCTGCGGGCCGCCCCGATCCGTTGCGGCCCCCCCGACCGGCCCGCGGTGGCCCCCGGCCCCGTGCTGTGGGCCGGGGAAGCCCTCGGGACCACCTACCCCTTCACGGCCGAGGGGATCGGCCCGGCCCTGCGCTCGGGGGTGCGGGCCGGCGAGGCCGCCGTGGGATTCCTGGAGCGCGGGGAGGGCGCCCTCCGGGCCTACCGGCAGTGGGTGGCCGGCCGGCTGGCCCCGGCCTACGGGGCGTACCGGACGGCCGAGCGATGGCTGGCCCGGCCCTGGGTGTGCGACCTGCTCGCCCGACGGGCCCGCCGAAACCCCGCCCTGCGCCGGACCTTCGTCGACGTGCTCAGGGGCGCTGCCTCGCCCGACCGGGTGTTCAGCCCCTGGGGCCTGGCCCGGGCCCTGCTGGGCCTGGGACCGCGTCAGCCCCCTGCCGGGCCTGGCAGAGACTAG